The genome window ctctgtttgtctctctctctctctgtttgtctctctctctctctgtttgtctctctctcgctgtttgtgtctctctctcgctgtttgtctctctctctcgctgtttgtctctctctctgtttgtctctctctgtctctctctctctctgtctctctctctctctgtttgtctctctctctgtttgtctctctctcgctgtttgtctctctctctcgctgtttgtctctctctctcgctgtttgtctctctctctctctcgctgtttgtctctctctctctctcgctgtttgtctctctctctctgtttgtctctctctctctgtttgtctctctctctctctgtttttctctctctctcgctgtttgtctctctctctctctgtttgtctctctctctctctctctgtgtctctgtctgtctctacctgcaGGGTGAGTTACAGGATTTTGTTAATATGCCATTCTGTTCCGTCTCCAAGCCCAGCACCCTATGTATTATTTCTGACAGCACTCTTTGAACAGTTTCAATGGGAAGGATAATATACTACAGCCTTTATCCATAGCGTTGGCTACATACGTCTGTCTCTAACAGGCATTCCTCTGCATTATACACAGACAGGCTCCAAACAGCATGCTTAGGCAAATATCAATCAGGCTATTAGCTACCAAAAATAAGACAATTTCTTAAATCAGTCCCAACAACTAGCATATCTAGTGGATAGTTCAAAACAACAGTAGCTTGCTTATGAAAAGGGAATTGCACGTACTGTTATTGCCTCTTTGAGACAATAATAGCAATATTGCCGACTTGCCGAATGGGTGGTTACCAAACGATTATTAGCAGCTAAATGATTGCTTATTAATTCAAACCTTTGGCGAGGAAAAGGAAATTAACGGGAGGCTTGTTATCAGATAATCCATTCCCCCGGGAAGTCTTAATGGATTTACTGATGATTGCTGGGGTATCTGCATGTGTTGAGCTGGTGCTCCCCTCCCATTCtgcagcgcttcccttcctccctcggCTGCGCTGCATTTCACATTCACCATCCGTCCGTCTGTTCCAAGGGGCTGCTCGGGGAATACCTCCACTGCTTGTGCTTGCAGAACAGAAAAAgaggggaaagggaaagagagacgcCATCAAAGTCCTTCCCCTCCGCTCTAGTCTCCTCCTCAATCTCTTACGCAGTGTAAGCCCTGGTTCCCCTAACTGGTCTGCCTGGCAGTAGCTAGTGGCTTGTTGCTTTAGCCTACACATAGTCCTGCAGGCTGTAGCCTGTCTTATTGTCTagtggggagagggagcagtACTGGTGCTGgtcctgctgctgttgctgtaggagctgctgttgctgctgcagtATGAGTTTGTTGGGGGGGGGCAGTAAGATCATGTCCTGGTGACCGGGCCTCTTCCCCGAGCAAGACACACAGAAGATGGACCCCCCCACGAAGAGGAAGCCTGCCGACAGGAAGGCCACGTACACAGCGCCCCCGGGCTCAAACTTATTGCTCTCGTGCACACTGCGGTCCAGGAAGTTAGTGATGACCTCGTTGGTGAACCAGGAAGCGGGCACCAGGCACAGGAAGCCAGCGGCGATGAAGCAGCCCCCGCTGGCGATGGCCGCGTGCCTCTTGGAGCGCCGGCCGCCCCCCCAGCGGGTACATTTGAGCCCCAGGGATGCTAGGCACAGGCCCATGGCAGCCATCACACAGGACAGCACCATGGTGGTGCGGGCAGTCTGCAGGTAGGCGGGCAGCGACAGCACCGAGTACTTCAAGGTGCAGCTGAACATGCCGGTGCTGTACCAGGTGCAGTCCATCCACAGCCCCTGCATCTGGGAGATGGCTGTGATGATGTTGGAGCCCACGTCGGCACTCACCTTCCAATTGGGAAGCAGTGTGGCCACCATGGCCCCCATGATGCCCAACAGCGCCAGGATGAAGGCGAAGATCTGCATGCATGTAGATGCCATCTTCCTCCCACTGCCTCTGCTGCTGCCGTGGCCCCCCCTCCTCCAGGCAGCATCCACCCAGCCCCAGCCAGGCACCTCGTCTCCTCCACCCCTCACCCCAGACGGCTGTAGAGGATCCTGGTGCTAGAGCGGGCAGCAGCCAATCTTCAGCCCCTCTGCTCAGCGCCGGCTCCACTGgactggagaggggaggagacaggaatgAGAAATTGAATTGAGCAGGTCTCTTCgtttgtctccctctcttttctctctctcccctcgctctctctttctgtctctctctcccctctctcaccacaCTCATGCACAGACTTTTCTTGCAGGAACAAAGGAGAGTGTGAACTGGACCGATGAGAGAGATTGATGGCTCTGGCTGGTAGTTGGAGAAGGAGACACTAGTTTCAGTGCGTGTGTATTTTCTGTTTTGCATGCCTCTCTGTGCCGGCGCCTCATGGAACTGTTACTGAAGAGGAGAATGACTTTCTGATAATTGTAATGCTCAGTATGTGGACTTAAAGCTGCAGTGTCCTTCTCACCACACTTCAATAAGGTTACCCCACCACAGTGACTTCAATATTAACACATTTCTTCACATTTTTTATCATTTTATCACTGatacaataatatatatttttgtttagaaCATTTAAAAAACGTTGAAATAAGACAGACAAttcgttatttttatttttttaagatgTTCACATACATTTGCCAGCATTGCTttttaatttaaaatgtattgatTATTCTTCAGTAAGTGTACAAGGGAAAACATCCTTTTAATTATAATTGTTTATGATGAACAGAGATCCTTACCTCGGCTGGTGCAGATCTCCTTATGACGCGTCAGGTTGTTGGCAGTGATTTGTGTAAAAACACGAGGTGCGGAGGGGTCGAGGAGATTTTGTAGCCGTACGGATCCATTTCATGTCATCCATTTCCATAGCAACCGTATATTAAAGGACATCCTAGCCAGTCGTGAGCCACACATGCTCAGTCTGCGCTTCTGAAAGGGGGTTGCTCTGCTTCCCTTTCAGTGCTGTAGAATAGACTCTCTACGTCACATGGCTCGTGAGACGAGCTGCTACAGAATAGTATGCACCATAGCGAAGCTTACTATGGTTTACACTGACACTCTctctgtaactgtgtgtgtgaagggTCGTCTAGGTACTACTATATTTGTTTTGCATTGCGTTAGAATTCATTCAGTTGTTCAATCCACTTGTCACTCAATGCTTGATTTATGCAGCAGATGATGGAGACAAGCAAACGTATTATGGTCCAGCTTAGCCCGCTACCAGTCAAACCGCAATCAATCATAAGACAGAGCTGCTTCATTCCAATATTGAGCCATAttattagctggctagctagaggTGGCATCTAGCCACTGGATTGTTTATCATAACTAGATAATATTTATCTGAAACAATGTGCACACTTTTGGCTATATTCATTCTCCCTGTTAGCCTAGCCGTTGCTAACCCGAGCTAGTTAGCAATTAAATGTTAGCCTAATGACAGATACACCTGCTTTCATAATTACACAGATATCATAATAACAGTTCTGCTTCAGTGGGCTTACCTCCAGTCTCCAAAATGTTTAAGCTAAAGAAATGGCAACTTTGGCCAACATATCTCTATCTAACCAGAGAGACCCCGAATAACTTTCCACAACCACGTTGCTGCGTTTCTTTCAACCATACAAATAATATGAATAACCCATTGCACCCTGGGAAATATAATGTATTCAACATTGTTTTACCTACAACCCCAGGTGAGATCTATAATCTAGCCTAATGAACACCTGTTAATGTAGATCCTGAACTATATAGATTGAATTACTAGATACACATTGGGCACCAAATAATAGGCTTACAATAATAATACAATGACACTTCTACAATAATAACCATATGAAGAAAACCTACTCCAAGCAGCTGTGGTGGCTGTTCTGGCAATGTTTTTCTTTTATTTATGTGGTAGCGAGTCCACTATGCCAAAACGGACGCTCCCTAGAGCAGTCAGCATCAGCAACCACTCAGTGGGAGACTAAACTCACAGCTGCTACCCTCCTCTCATCGCTCCTCCACTCCCCTCTGCAGAGGACGTCTAGTAGGGGAAGGGGAGGGCAGGTAGGACGGCCTTGATTCATGAATGACAAAGAGATGTGAAAAACAGACTGGGCTAATAGACATGATAGCCTTGATAACGCAGACGTGTTTTTCCATAATTTTGCTGCATGGGCAAGATCATCATAAACAGCCAGTTTCAGGAGAAtgatctcccccctctctctacaccagTAATGACCAAAATGGAGGTGGCAGGTATATCTGCTAAGTGATTGATTGGGTTGGTGATTGACCTGTTTGTTTAATTTGGTCCAATGATCTACCTCCGTTGAATCCCCCAAGATATCCCCTCAGAGACTATTTCCACAGATAAGACATCACCAACACAATAACAGACTCACACAATCAAAGTATTACCTGAGTTGGTTGGCTGCTGACCTTTCAGACTTCATACTCCAGGCCCTCGTGGGCTGCTGCTGCAGAAGGACAAATAGCCACACTATTTAAGAACTGTAGTGTGTTTTTACCGACAAGATCCTTGATGCTAGTGATGTTCTGttgggaaataaataaataacagggatgggagagaggggggtgaggaaACCACAGTTAACATGTACCCAGGGAGTGCAGATGTGTGATGTGTGAAGACATGGCAGGCTATTATAAGCATGGCTCCTTGTTTATCACTGTAGCCCCGTCCTCCATGTTATAGCTCCAAGGCATGACTGGACACAAAGATTGTCCTTTCTTAGGATGAGGGATTCTATTGTTCAATTTATGTCATCTTTATTTCATGGTTTAATTGGTTTTGTGCTCATCATTTTGTAAAAGCCTTGTTGTTTAACATTACGGTGTCATCTGTAGCTGTCAACACAATCTTGTTCCATGTATGGGCATGCCCATTTTCAACATGCAGAACATTTGTAAACCATCAGGGGGAAAACAGTTGTGACACGATGTGAAATTACCCAGGGTTGGTTTGATTTAGGGCCTGCGTGTTTTCTCTATTAACATTTACTACCAAGTGGTCAGACATTTCAGTGGTTTTTTAAATGTCATGTAAAAACAGCGTAGATCCTGTCTTGTTTGTTTAGTAGGCACATCTTTTCCACAGTCCTAATCTCTCTTCTGACCTAGTGGAATTCTTGATTTCACCTAGTGGCATTCTTGACTGTAGAGTTGGAGAGTTTTCTTTGGAAAGCAATTCAGAGGACCTGAGAAGAAGATGGGTGTGGATCAGGATGTGTTCTTGGTTTGCCTGTGCTGTGTGCCCAGGGCTGTTCTGAGAGTGTGGGAAACACTGTCAGGCAGCACAGCGCAGCAAGGCACTAAGGCAGGGCCCCCTCCAGCAAGAGTTGCCCATAGCTTTAGCTTGCCTAGTGCCTATTCCTCCTGAGTGTCTGTCCTGTCCACCTGTGCTTCTGATGTAATGGAGGTTGTCTTCTGATgtaatgggcggcaggtagcctagcggttagagcattggactagtaaccgaaaggttgcaagatcaaatccccgagctgacaaggtaaaaagctgttgttctgcccctgaacaagacagttaacccactgttcctaggccgtcattgaaaataagaatttgttcttaactgactgtcttagttaaattaaggtaaaaTGAAAATGGAGGATGTCTTCTGATGTAATGGAGGTGGTAGTCTTCTGATGTAATGGAGGTGGTAGTCTTCTGATGTAATGGAGGTGGTAGTCTTCTGATGTAATGGAGGATGTCTTCTGTGTAATGGAGGATGTCTTCTGATGTAATGGAGGATGTCTTCTGATGTAATGGAGGATGTCTTCTGTGTAATGGAGGTGGTAGTCTTCTGATGTAATGGAGGTGGTAGTCTTCTGATGTAATGGAGGTGGTAGTCTTCTGATGTAATGGAGGTGGTAGTCTTCTGATGTAATGGAGGATGTCTTCTGATGTAATGGAGGTGGTAGTCTTCTGATGTAATGGAGGTGGTAGTCTTCTGATGTAATGGAGGTGGTAGTCTTCTGATGTAATGGAGGTGGTAGTCTTCTGATGTAATGGAGGTGGTAGTCTTCTGATGTAATGGAGGATGTCTTCTGTGTAATGGAGGATGTCTTCTGATGTAATGGAGGATGTCTTCTGTGTAATGGAGGATGTCTTCTGATGTAATGGAGGATGTCTTCTGATGTAATGGAGGATGTCTTCTGTGTAATGGAGGATGTCTTCTGATGTAATGGAGGATGTCTTCTGTGTAATGGAGGATGTCTTCTGATGTAATGGAGGATGTCTTCTGTGTAATGGAGGATGTCTTCTGAAGGTTTTGTTATGATTAATGCATCTCTTTCCCCTCGGAGGAATCTTcctttttattgtattttacttTCTGTATTCCACAGCTGTGTATTCCATTGTTCCCTGCTCCCCCCCCTCAGAACCTCAGCAGTTAGGGGAAATGTGGGTTGCTCCGGTGGTATCGGCTAGCCATCCTGAGGGCCTGCCATCTCATCTTGGTTACGCTCAGAGGGAGATGACAAATTACTGCTCACACAACATTGGGTAGAGAGAGGGCTCGGGAAAAAGGAGTGGAAGGTAGAAATGGACAAGGGGACTTGGAGAGCTACAGGGCAAAGCCAGTGTAATAGAGTTCCTTCCTGCAGAGCTCCCAGAAGGTCATAGAGATGAAATATGAAAATGTAAAAGTGTTAATATGGATGTGCGCGTGACTCCATATTATTGAGATGAGTTGGGTCACGGTCGTTGAGAGGGGGACAAAGACAGACGTGTGGAAAACGACTATGAATAAAAGAAAGTGTTAAAGTTCAGTTCTGATTATTCAGTATACAGTATTAGTGTGCAAGAGGAAAAGTAGGTTAAGTCTCTGTAAATGTTTGAAGTCTTTGTTTAAAAGAGTCAgactaaattagccatggagaGGGCAGGATCATTTTTATGTAGATCCTTATATAACAAGCCAATTTAGAGTAGTGCAATTCATCTATGAATCATTAGGGATTATGATTTGCTTCCCTGTTAAAATACATGTTTGTTAAAGTTCTATTTACATTCCAATCATCCCACTGATGAAGTGCGGAATATAAAATGGCCTAATTACTCCAGGAGGGAAATGAAAGGCATTATTTAGTGATACCTGGCCAGACCAGATGGTGTGTTGATGCTGCATCAGTCTGGGTTTGTGCTTTGATAAAGGCACACTGCAGTACCAAGGTATGAGACTGCCTCTCACCCAAATCATCCTAGCATGTTGAGGTGACAGGTGGAAGAATTGATTTTCCTCATGTCAGCCTTGTTCCGCCCAATTGATGCAGATAAGTCCATCTCTGATGATAGCCCCTGTCACAGTTACTCTTTTTAGCCCAGTATATCACAAAGCAATGCAGCGCTGCTTCTCCCTGCCCTGAAAGTCTACTGTAACTGCTGTCCAAAGCCCTCTCGTCTTCCTCCAACTGATAGTGATGTGAGCAGCCCAGGAGTTAGCTGTACtcctatagactacagtatagctGGCTACTCTGACAACTAGGCTCCAGTCTAGCAGTGGTGTCCCATGCCACggcggtcaggcaggcaggcaggcggtcaggcaggcaggcggtcaggcaggcaggcaggcggtcaggcaggcaggcaggcaggcaggcaggcaggcaggcggtcaggcaggcaggcaggcggtcaggcaggcaggcggtcaggcaggcaggcggtcAGGCAggcggtcaggcaggcaggcaggcaggcggtcaggcaggcaggcggtcaggcaggcaggcagccggTAAGGCAGGCAGCCGGTAAGGCAGGCAGGAACATACAGAGCTATAGATGAGATAGTAGGTAGCGGTCCTGGTTTACAAGCCCAGCCAGACGCTGCAGCATGGCACGGGAGGGAGAGAATCTAAACAGCTCATTAGAAAGGCTCCATCACATCCTTGGATCACTTTAGTTATCCTCCCCCAATTAGCCTGCCCTTCCCCTTCCCTAGCCCAGAATAACAAAGGAGGTTATAGTCTGGTGAGTCACTACCCCCACAGACACAAATATGCTGCTGGAGGTAGTTCTTTAGGGCAGGTTGTCTCAACAGAAGAGCTCTGCTGTAAATTAAACACCCTCGCACCcacataactgtgtgtgtgtgtttttgcctgTGTTTGTATCCTATTCGTCCGCTCTGTATATTCTCTCGTATTGTACCTTCTGTATCCTCTTTCACATATCTggaaatgtctgtgtgtgtccgtaTGTTCAGACTGTCGTCTCCTTCTGTCAGCGTTGTGGTGTCCACCTCCCCAGACTGATGCtgcacctcctctcttctcctctcttctccctgcacctcctctcctctccctgcacctcctctcttctcctctcttctccctgcacctcctctcctctccctgcacctcctctcttctccctgcacctcctctcttctcctctcttctccctgcatctcctctcctctccctgcacctcctctcttctcctctcttctccctgcacctcctctcctatccctgcacctcctctcttctcctctcttctccctgcacctcctctcttctccctgcacctcctctcttctcctctcttctccctgcacctcctctcttctccctgcacctcctctcttctcctctcttctccctgcacctcctctcctctccctgcacctcctctcttctcctctcttctccctgcacctcctctcttctccctgcacctcctctcttctcctctcttctccctgcacctcctctcttc of Salmo salar chromosome ssa01, Ssal_v3.1, whole genome shotgun sequence contains these proteins:
- the LOC106575475 gene encoding claudin-20, coding for MASTCMQIFAFILALLGIMGAMVATLLPNWKVSADVGSNIITAISQMQGLWMDCTWYSTGMFSCTLKYSVLSLPAYLQTARTTMVLSCVMAAMGLCLASLGLKCTRWGGGRRSKRHAAIASGGCFIAAGFLCLVPASWFTNEVITNFLDRSVHESNKFEPGGAVYVAFLSAGFLFVGGSIFCVSCSGKRPGHQDMILLPPPNKLILQQQQQLLQQQQQDQHQYCSLSPLDNKTGYSLQDYV